TTCGGCTGGGGCAGGCAGGCCAACTGCCCTGTTCTGCCTCAACGACCGGATGGCTATGGGCGCCTACGACGCCATCAAGGAGCGCGGGCTCGCCATCCCCAAAGACATCGCCGTGATCGGCTTCGACAACCAGGAACTCATTGCGGCCTACCTCAGGCCAAAACTGACCACGGTTGCGTTGCCCTTCGAGGAGATGGGTGCGCTGGGTGTCCAGACACTCGCAAGCCTTACAGCAGGACAGCCGATCATTGCACATCAGCAAATGGTCGACTGTCCGCTGCTAGAACGCTATTCAGTCTGACGGCAAATCAACTACTGAACGGCAACCCCAAAGAGATATCCATCATGACACAAGCACGATTCCTGAGGTCTGCCCGGATCGCGGCGGCCGGCCTGGCAATGGGAGCCCTGGTGCTCACCGGCTGCTCCGCCAACGCGGGCAACACCGGCTCCGCCAAGGCTGACGCCTCGGCCCAAACCGCACTCCTGACCATTCCCCGTGAGGACATGGGCACGTTCGTCCGTAACTTCAACCCGTTCGCGCCCACCGTGGCCCCCATGACCCAGCAGGCCATCTACGAATCCCTGCTGGTCTACAACCCGGCAAACGGTGACACCACCCCGTGGCTGGCCAGCGAATGGAAGGCGGGCGCGGACGGCAAGTCCATCACCTTCACCCTCCGCGACGGCGTGAAGTGGTCCGACGGCCAGCCGCTGGTCCCGGCCGACGTGGTCACCACGTTCGCCCTGCAGAAGAAGATCAAGGGCGGCTACGACTACCTGGACACGGTCACGGCCGAAGGCACCAACCAGGTCACGTTCAGCTTCAAGACCGCCTGGTCCCCGGCTTTGTTCGACCTCGGCCAGCTGAGCATCCTGCCGGACCACGTCTGGTCCAAGATCGCGGACCCTGAGAAGGACGCCAATGAGAAGCCCGTGGGCACCGGCCCGTACACCGAGGTGGACACCTTCCAGGCCCAGTCCTTCGTGCTCAGGAAGAACCCCAACTACTGGCAGCCGGAAAAGCAGAAGATCGCAGGCATCAAGATGCTCGCCTTCGCCGGGAACGACGGCGCCAACCTCGCCGCCGCGAACGGTGACGTGGACTGGGCTCCGCAGTACATGCCCAACATCGAGAAGACCTTCATTTCCAAGGACCCGGACCACCGCAAATACTGGTTCCCGCCCACGGGTTCCATGATCAACTGGCAGCTCAACACCACCAAGGCGCCGTTCAACGACACGGACGTCCGCAAGGCCCTCAGCATGGCCGTGGACCGAGAGCAGGTCACCAAGATCGGCATGAGCGGCTACACCAAGCCGGCGGACTGCACCGGGCTGTCCGGGAATTATGAAACGTGGAAGAACAAGGAAGTCCAGGACAACTGCGACTGGACCAGGCTCAACGTTGACGAGGCGAACAAGCTCCTGGACAAGGCCGGCTACCCCAAGGGTGCGGACGGCAGGCGCACGCTGAAGGACGGCAAGCCCTTCGAGTTCAAGATCTCCGTGGGCGCCGCGTCCTCCGACTGGCTTTCCGTGGCCAACGTGATCGCGCAAAACCTCGCCGAGGTGGGCGTCACGGCCAAGATTGATTCCCCCGACTGGGCCGCCGTGGTTGCTGGCTACGAGACCGGCGACTTCGATTCCGGCATCGTGTGGAGCGCCAACGACCCCAGCCCGTACAAGTACTTCGCCGGCATGATGGGCACCAAAACGGTCAAGCCCGTGGGGGAGAAGGCGTTTGAGAACTACCACCGCTTCGGCGATCCCAAGGCCGATGCCCTGCTGACCGAATTCGCGGCCGCCGCCAATGAGGACAAGCAGCACGAAATCGTGGACAAGCTCCAGGAGGAGTACAGCGCCGCAGCCCCCGCCATCCCGCTGTTCGCCGGCCCGGAATGGGGCGCCCACAACAACACCCGCTTCACCGGCTGGCCCACGGAGGAGAACCCGTACGCCACCCTGTCAGTCCGCGCACCCACCACGGTGCTGGTCCTGACCTCGCTGGAGCCGGCCAAGTAAGACCCGGCCCGCCGGGCCGTTGGCCCACCAGCCCGCCCTTCCGCAGTAACGGCGTGCCCGGTGCCCCCGCACCAAAACCAAGGCACCGGGCACGCCGCCCCACTTCCGCAATTCCCGAATGGAGGGAAACCGTGCGCTTTATCCTGCGCCGCCTGGGTTTTTACCTGATCGCCTTCTGGGTGTCCATCACTTTGAATTTCCTGCTCCCGCGCTTTATGCCGGGGGATCCCGTATCCCGCATGTTCGCCCGCACCCAGGACCGCATGCAGCCCGAACAGATCGAGGCCCTGCGCAGGCTGCTCGGCGTCGACGACCGGCCCATCTGGGAGCAGTACGTCGACTACCTGCACAACATGGTCACCGGGTAGATGGGTGTGTCCATTTCAAGGTTTCCCACCCCGGTCACCGAAGTGATCGCCTCGCAGGTGGGCTGGACGCTCCTGCTGGGCGGGACCGCGCTGGTGATTGCCGCCGTCGTGGGTAACCTGCTGGGCATCCTGGCCGCCTGGCGGCGCGGCGGTGCCATTGACTCGGCACTGCCTCCGCTCTTGATCTTCATCGGCTCCTTCCCGTACTTCTGGCTCGCGATGGGCGCCCTGTACCTCTTCGGCGTCACGCTGGGCTGGTTCCCCATCCGCCACGCGTTCAGCGACACCATTGAGCCCAGCTTCAGCTGGGAGTTCATGTCCGACGTCGGGATGCACCTGGTGCTGCCCGCCCTCACCATCGTGCTGGTCTCGGTGGGCGGCTGGATGCTCGGGATGCGCAACACCATGATCGCCACCAACGCCGAGGACTACATCACCATGGCCGAAGCCAAGGGCCTCCGCCCGGGCCGCATCATGTTCCGCTACGCCGCCCGCAACGCCATGCTGCCGTC
This genomic window from Arthrobacter sp. 24S4-2 contains:
- a CDS encoding ABC transporter substrate-binding protein, with the translated sequence MTQARFLRSARIAAAGLAMGALVLTGCSANAGNTGSAKADASAQTALLTIPREDMGTFVRNFNPFAPTVAPMTQQAIYESLLVYNPANGDTTPWLASEWKAGADGKSITFTLRDGVKWSDGQPLVPADVVTTFALQKKIKGGYDYLDTVTAEGTNQVTFSFKTAWSPALFDLGQLSILPDHVWSKIADPEKDANEKPVGTGPYTEVDTFQAQSFVLRKNPNYWQPEKQKIAGIKMLAFAGNDGANLAAANGDVDWAPQYMPNIEKTFISKDPDHRKYWFPPTGSMINWQLNTTKAPFNDTDVRKALSMAVDREQVTKIGMSGYTKPADCTGLSGNYETWKNKEVQDNCDWTRLNVDEANKLLDKAGYPKGADGRRTLKDGKPFEFKISVGAASSDWLSVANVIAQNLAEVGVTAKIDSPDWAAVVAGYETGDFDSGIVWSANDPSPYKYFAGMMGTKTVKPVGEKAFENYHRFGDPKADALLTEFAAAANEDKQHEIVDKLQEEYSAAAPAIPLFAGPEWGAHNNTRFTGWPTEENPYATLSVRAPTTVLVLTSLEPAK